A single window of Providencia alcalifaciens DNA harbors:
- the lon gene encoding endopeptidase La, protein MNPERSERIEIPVLPLRDVVVYPHMVIPLFVGREKSIHSLEAAMDHDKQVMLVAQKEASTDEPGVNDLFTVGTIASVIQMLKLPDGTVKVLVEGLRRARITSLTDNGEYFLAQAEYLANDGAKAAIYDDASKVPSTAELVDEKEQEVLYRTIVSQFESYIKLNKKIPPEVLTSLHAIEQDQLDKLADTIASHMPLKLADKQRVLEMANIAERVEFLMAMMESETELLQVEKRIRNRVKKQMEKSQREYYLNEQMKAIQKELGEMDDAPDENESLKRKIEEAKMPKEAQEKAEAELQKLKMMSPMSAEATVVRSYIDWMVQVPWHKRSKVKKDLVKAQEVLDTDHYGLERVKDRILEYLAVQSRVSKIKGPILCLVGPPGVGKTSLGQSIAKATGREYTRMALGGVRDEAEIRGHRRTYIGSMPGKLIQKMAKVGVKNPLFLLDEIDKMSSDMRGDPASALLEVLDPEQNVAFNDHYLEVDYDLSDVMFVATSNSMNIPAPLLDRMEVIRLSGYTEDEKLNIAKRHLLSKQIERNALKKGELSIDDSAIMSIIRYYTREAGVRGLEREISKLCRKAVKALLMDKKLKHIEITADNLKDYLGVRRFDYGHADTENRVGQVTGLAWTEVGGDLLTIETACVPGKGKLTYTGSLGEVMQESIQTALTVVRARAEKLGINGDFYEKRDIHVHVPEGATPKDGPSAGIAMSTALVSCLTGNPVKADVAMTGEITLRGLVLPIGGLKEKLLAAHRGGIKTVLIPDDNKRDLEEIPQNVIADLQIHPVKTIEEVLSLALVNPPFGAEVVQKKAKRVS, encoded by the coding sequence TACCAGTATTGCCTCTGCGTGATGTAGTGGTATACCCACATATGGTGATCCCACTGTTTGTTGGACGTGAAAAATCCATTCACAGTCTGGAAGCAGCAATGGATCATGATAAGCAAGTGATGCTGGTTGCGCAAAAAGAAGCCTCAACCGATGAACCTGGGGTGAATGATTTATTTACTGTTGGGACAATTGCATCTGTGATTCAGATGCTGAAACTACCTGACGGTACTGTTAAAGTGCTAGTTGAAGGACTGCGCCGTGCTCGTATTACTAGCCTGACTGATAACGGCGAGTATTTCTTAGCACAAGCTGAATATCTGGCGAACGATGGTGCGAAAGCGGCTATTTACGATGACGCATCAAAAGTGCCAAGCACTGCGGAATTGGTTGACGAAAAAGAGCAAGAAGTATTATATCGCACGATTGTTAGCCAGTTCGAAAGCTACATCAAACTGAACAAAAAAATCCCACCTGAAGTTCTGACTTCACTGCATGCGATTGAGCAAGACCAGCTAGATAAACTGGCTGATACGATTGCTTCACACATGCCGTTAAAACTGGCAGACAAACAGCGCGTTTTAGAAATGGCAAACATTGCTGAGCGTGTTGAGTTCCTGATGGCAATGATGGAATCAGAAACTGAGTTGCTGCAAGTTGAAAAACGCATTCGTAACCGCGTGAAAAAACAGATGGAAAAAAGCCAGCGCGAGTACTATTTGAATGAGCAAATGAAAGCCATTCAAAAAGAACTCGGCGAAATGGATGATGCTCCAGATGAAAACGAGTCGCTGAAACGCAAAATCGAAGAAGCGAAAATGCCAAAAGAGGCACAAGAAAAAGCCGAAGCGGAATTGCAGAAGCTGAAAATGATGTCTCCAATGTCAGCGGAAGCGACTGTAGTTCGTAGCTACATTGACTGGATGGTTCAGGTTCCGTGGCATAAGCGCAGCAAAGTCAAAAAAGATTTAGTGAAAGCGCAAGAAGTGCTCGACACAGACCATTATGGCTTAGAGCGCGTTAAAGATCGCATCCTTGAATACCTCGCGGTTCAAAGCCGTGTCAGTAAAATCAAAGGGCCTATCTTATGCTTAGTAGGGCCTCCAGGGGTTGGTAAAACGTCTCTGGGACAATCTATCGCGAAAGCGACAGGGCGTGAATACACCCGTATGGCTCTGGGTGGGGTGCGTGACGAAGCGGAAATCCGTGGTCACCGCCGTACTTATATTGGTTCAATGCCGGGTAAACTTATCCAGAAAATGGCAAAAGTTGGGGTTAAAAACCCACTGTTTTTACTGGATGAAATCGACAAAATGTCTTCAGACATGCGTGGGGATCCTGCATCAGCACTGTTAGAAGTGTTAGATCCAGAACAAAACGTTGCATTCAACGACCATTATCTGGAAGTTGATTATGACTTGTCTGACGTAATGTTTGTGGCAACATCGAACTCGATGAATATCCCTGCACCATTATTAGATCGTATGGAAGTGATCCGTCTGTCTGGTTATACCGAAGACGAAAAACTGAATATTGCTAAGAGACATTTATTATCTAAGCAAATCGAGCGTAATGCCTTGAAAAAAGGTGAGTTATCTATCGATGATAGCGCAATTATGAGCATCATTCGCTATTACACTCGTGAAGCTGGCGTGCGTGGTTTAGAGCGTGAAATTTCTAAATTATGCCGTAAAGCAGTGAAAGCGTTGTTGATGGATAAAAAGCTGAAGCATATTGAGATCACTGCTGACAATCTGAAAGATTACCTAGGTGTTCGTCGCTTTGACTACGGTCATGCTGATACCGAAAACCGTGTAGGGCAAGTTACTGGCTTAGCATGGACAGAAGTTGGTGGTGATTTACTTACCATCGAAACTGCCTGTGTACCGGGTAAAGGTAAGTTAACTTACACCGGTTCTCTGGGTGAAGTGATGCAAGAGTCAATTCAAACAGCATTGACTGTGGTACGCGCTCGTGCAGAAAAACTGGGTATTAACGGTGACTTCTATGAAAAACGTGATATTCACGTTCACGTACCTGAAGGCGCAACACCGAAAGATGGCCCAAGTGCGGGTATTGCAATGTCAACGGCACTGGTTTCTTGCTTAACAGGTAACCCTGTAAAAGCGGATGTGGCGATGACCGGTGAAATTACGTTACGTGGGTTAGTATTACCAATTGGTGGGCTGAAAGAAAAATTACTGGCAGCGCATCGTGGTGGTATTAAAACGGTTCTTATCCCTGATGATAACAAACGTGATTTAGAAGAAATCCCTCAGAATGTGATTGCTGATTTGCAAATCCATCCTGTTAAGACAATTGAAGAAGTTCTTTCATTAGCATTAGTCAATCCTCCTTTTGGGGCTGAAGTGGTCCAAAAGAAAGCTAAAAGAGTGAGCTGA
- the hupB gene encoding nucleoid-associated protein HU-beta: MNKSQLIEKIAAEANISKAAAGRVVDAFVASVTKSLSKGDDVTLVGFGTFNVRQRAARTGRNPQTGKEIKIAAAKVPAFRAGKGLKDAVNG, from the coding sequence GTGAATAAGTCTCAACTGATTGAAAAAATCGCTGCAGAAGCGAATATTTCTAAAGCCGCAGCAGGTCGCGTAGTCGACGCTTTCGTTGCTTCTGTAACGAAGTCTCTGAGCAAAGGTGATGATGTTACTTTAGTTGGTTTTGGTACTTTTAATGTACGTCAACGCGCAGCACGTACAGGTCGTAATCCGCAGACAGGTAAAGAAATTAAAATCGCTGCGGCAAAAGTTCCTGCATTCCGTGCAGGCAAAGGTCTTAAAGACGCTGTTAACGGTTAA